The following are encoded in a window of Thunnus albacares chromosome 9, fThuAlb1.1, whole genome shotgun sequence genomic DNA:
- the march2 gene encoding E3 ubiquitin-protein ligase MARCHF2 isoform X2 — MTTGGCCHLPGSLCDCASSTGAGKNVEEAGGDGCQALYVTQVTAIDGRLLSSVLKPVGTQSDGPICRICHEGGNSEGLLSPCDCTGTLGTVHKSCLEKWLSSSNTSYCELCHTEFSIERRPRPLTEWLRDPGPRNEKRTLFCDMVCFLFITPLAAISGWLCLSGAQDHLQLGSWLQAVGLIALTIALFTIYVLWTLVSFRYHCQLYSEWRRTNQKVRLLIPEAKESNSSQHSLLSTKLMKKSANESIV; from the exons atgacgacAGGGGGGTGTTGCCACCTGCCCGGctctctgtgtgactgtgcCAGCAGCACAGGAGCTGGGAAGAACGTCGAGGAAGCGGGTGGGGACGGGTGCCAGGCGCTCTACGTCACCCAGGTCACAGCCATAGATGGACGGTTGCTGTCGTCTGTGCTCAAACCCGTGGGCACGCAAAG CGATGGTCCCATCTGCCGTATTTGCCATGAAGGTGGCAACAGTGAGGGTCTCCTGTCCCCATGCGACTGCACGGGCACCCTGGGCACAGTACACAAGAGCTGCTTAGAGAAGTGGCTGTCGTCTTCCAACACCAGCTACTGTGAGCTCTGCCACACGGAGTTCAGCATCGAGCGCCGACCGAGGCCTCTCACAGAG TGGCTGCGGGACCCCGGCCCTCGTAATGAGAAGAGGACACTGTTCTGTGACATGGTGTGCTTCCTGTTTATCACGCCCCTAGCAGCCATTTCGGGCTGGCTGTGCCTGAGCGGCGCTCAAGACCATCTTCAGCTGGGGAGCTGGCTGCAGGCCGTGGGTCTCATAGCCCTCACCATCGCCCTCTTCACCATCTACGTCCTCTGGACCCTG GTATCTTTCCGCTACCACTGTCAGCTGTACTCTGAGTGGAGAAGAACAAATCAGAAAGTACGTCTGCTCATTCCTGAAGCCAAGGAGTCTAACTCTTCGCAGCATTCCTTGCTCTCTACCAAACTGATGAAGAAGTCCGCCAATGAGAGTATAGTATGA
- the LOC122989250 gene encoding ras-related protein Rab-11B-like has translation MGNRDDEYDFLFKVVLIGDSGVGKSNLLSRFTRNEFNLESKSTIGVEFATRSIQVDGKTIKAQIWDTAGQERYRAITSAYYRGAVGALLVYDIAKHLTYENVERWLKELRDHADNNIVIMLVGNKSDLRHLRAVPTDEARAFAEKNTLSFIETSALDSTNVEEAFKNILTEIYRIVSQKQIADRSAHDESPGNNVVDISVPPTTDGQKGNKLQCCQSL, from the exons ATGGGGAACAGAGACGATGAATACGACTTCTTATTCAAAG TCGTACTAATCGGAGACTCTGGAGTGGGGAAGAGTAACCTGCTGTCCCGTTTCACAAGAAATGAGTTCAACCTGGAGAGCAAGAGCACCATCGGGGTGGAGTTCGCCACCCGTAGCATCCAGGTGGACGGCAAGACGATAAAGGCTCAAATCTGGGACACAGCTGGACAAGAACGCTACAGAGCAATCACCTCAGC GTATTACCGGGGTGCAGTTGGAGCTCTCCTAGTTTATGACATCGCCAAGCACCTGACGTATGAGAACGTGGAGCGCTGGCTGAAGGAGCTGAGGGACCACGCTGACAACAACATCGTCATCATGCTGGTTGGCAACAAGAGTGACCTCCGCCACCTCAGGGCAGTGCCCACTGATGAGGCCCGAGCCTTTGCAG AAAAGAACACTCTGTCATTCATTGAGACCTCAGCGCTGGACTCCACAAATGTAGAAGAAGCCTTCAAGAATATTTTAACAG AAATCTACCGTATCGTGTCTCAGAAGCAGATAGCGGACAGATCTGCGCACGACGAATCTCCTGGCAACAACGTAGTGGACATTAGTGTCCCACCAACCACTGACGGGCAGAAGGGCAACAAACTCCAGTGCTGCCAGAGCCTGTGA
- the LOC122988487 gene encoding ras-related protein Rab-11B-like has protein sequence MGTRDDEYDYLFKVVLIGDSGVGKSNLLSRFTRNEFNLESKSTIGVEFATRSIQVDGKTIKAQIWDTAGQERYRAITSAYYRGAVGALLVYDIAKHLTYENVERWLKELRDHADNNIVIMLVGNKSDLRHLRAVPTDEARAFAEKNTISFIETSALDSTNVEESFKNILTEIYRIVSQKQISDRSGHDDSPGNNVVDISVPPTMDGQRGNKVPCCQSL, from the exons ATGGGAACCCGAGATGATGAATACGACTACTTGTTCAAAG TTGTACTTATCGGAGACTCTGGAGTGGGGAAGAGTAACCTGCTGTCCCGTTTCACAAGAAATGAGTTCAACCTGGAGAGCAAGAGCACCATCGGGGTGGAGTTCGCCACCCGCAGCATCCAGGTGGACGGCAAGACGATAAAGGCTCAAATCTGGGACACAGCTGGACAAGAACGCTACAGAGCAATCACCTcagc GTATTACCGGGGTGCGGTCGGGGCTCTCCTAGTTTACGACATCGCCAAGCACCTGACGTATGAGAATGTGGAGCGCTGGCTGAAAGAGCTGAGGGACCACGCTGACAACAACATCGTCATCATGCTGGTTGGCAACAAGAGTGACCTCCGCCACCTCAGGGCAGTGCCCACTGATGAGGCCCGAGCCTTTGCAG AAAAGAACACAATCTCATTTATTGAAACCTCAGCCTTGGACTCCACTAATGTAGAAGAATCCTTTAAAAACATTCTCACAG AAATCTACCGTATTGTATCTCAGAAGCAAATATCAGACAGATCCGGACATGACGATTCTCCAGGGAACAACGTAGTGGATATAAGCGTCCCCCCAACCATGGACGGGCAGAGGGGCAACAAAGTCCCCTGCTGCCAAAGCCTGTGA
- the march2 gene encoding E3 ubiquitin-protein ligase MARCHF2 isoform X1 — MTTGGCCHLPGSLCDCASSTGAGKNVEEAGGDGCQALYVTQVTAIDGRLLSSVLKPVGTQSDGPICRICHEGGNSEGLLSPCDCTGTLGTVHKSCLEKWLSSSNTSYCELCHTEFSIERRPRPLTEVTKWLRDPGPRNEKRTLFCDMVCFLFITPLAAISGWLCLSGAQDHLQLGSWLQAVGLIALTIALFTIYVLWTLVSFRYHCQLYSEWRRTNQKVRLLIPEAKESNSSQHSLLSTKLMKKSANESIV, encoded by the exons atgacgacAGGGGGGTGTTGCCACCTGCCCGGctctctgtgtgactgtgcCAGCAGCACAGGAGCTGGGAAGAACGTCGAGGAAGCGGGTGGGGACGGGTGCCAGGCGCTCTACGTCACCCAGGTCACAGCCATAGATGGACGGTTGCTGTCGTCTGTGCTCAAACCCGTGGGCACGCAAAG CGATGGTCCCATCTGCCGTATTTGCCATGAAGGTGGCAACAGTGAGGGTCTCCTGTCCCCATGCGACTGCACGGGCACCCTGGGCACAGTACACAAGAGCTGCTTAGAGAAGTGGCTGTCGTCTTCCAACACCAGCTACTGTGAGCTCTGCCACACGGAGTTCAGCATCGAGCGCCGACCGAGGCCTCTCACAGAGGTAACAAAG TGGCTGCGGGACCCCGGCCCTCGTAATGAGAAGAGGACACTGTTCTGTGACATGGTGTGCTTCCTGTTTATCACGCCCCTAGCAGCCATTTCGGGCTGGCTGTGCCTGAGCGGCGCTCAAGACCATCTTCAGCTGGGGAGCTGGCTGCAGGCCGTGGGTCTCATAGCCCTCACCATCGCCCTCTTCACCATCTACGTCCTCTGGACCCTG GTATCTTTCCGCTACCACTGTCAGCTGTACTCTGAGTGGAGAAGAACAAATCAGAAAGTACGTCTGCTCATTCCTGAAGCCAAGGAGTCTAACTCTTCGCAGCATTCCTTGCTCTCTACCAAACTGATGAAGAAGTCCGCCAATGAGAGTATAGTATGA